Proteins from a genomic interval of Sphingopyxis sp. QXT-31:
- a CDS encoding dipeptidase, giving the protein MRRWITGILLVVALAALAFFTLAPGIIERGLNKIDGKPLPEVSARAKALHKTLTIVDLHSDSLLWSRDFLKRAERGHMDLPRLEEGNVALQILASTTKSPKGQNYDANSADTDNITGLVIAQLQPLRTWDSLLERSLWHATKLHRDAKASDGQLRAVASAEELNALFAARRAKPHTTGAMLSIEGLHNLEGDIANLGKLYAAGFRMAGLTHFFDNDLAGSMHGLKKGGLTPFGREVIAAMEAKGMIVDVAHCSKACVADILKMARRPVVSSHGGVQATCQVNRNLDDDQIRGVAATGGLIGIGYWDAAVCDTSPASIAKAMKHVRDLVGIDHVALGSDYDGATTVRFDTSKLVQVTQALIDAGFTDDEIRAAMGGNAIRVLGAGLVPLTPPRSISAP; this is encoded by the coding sequence ATGCGCCGCTGGATCACCGGCATATTGCTCGTCGTCGCGCTCGCCGCACTCGCTTTCTTCACCCTCGCCCCCGGCATCATCGAGCGCGGGCTCAACAAGATCGACGGCAAGCCGCTCCCCGAAGTCAGCGCGCGCGCGAAGGCGCTGCACAAGACGCTGACCATCGTCGACCTGCACAGCGACAGCCTGCTGTGGAGCCGCGATTTCCTCAAGCGCGCCGAGCGGGGGCATATGGACCTGCCGCGGCTCGAGGAAGGCAATGTCGCGCTGCAAATCCTCGCGAGCACGACCAAGTCGCCCAAGGGCCAGAATTACGACGCGAATAGCGCCGACACCGACAATATCACCGGGCTGGTGATCGCGCAGCTCCAGCCGCTGCGGACGTGGGATTCGTTGCTCGAACGCTCGCTCTGGCACGCCACCAAGCTCCACCGCGACGCCAAGGCGTCGGACGGCCAGCTGCGCGCAGTCGCCAGCGCCGAGGAACTGAATGCGCTCTTCGCCGCGCGCCGCGCGAAGCCGCACACCACCGGCGCGATGCTCAGCATCGAGGGGCTGCACAATCTCGAGGGCGATATCGCCAATTTGGGCAAGCTCTACGCCGCGGGCTTCCGCATGGCGGGGCTCACCCATTTCTTCGACAACGACCTCGCGGGGTCGATGCACGGGCTGAAGAAGGGCGGGCTCACTCCCTTCGGGCGCGAAGTGATCGCGGCAATGGAAGCCAAGGGCATGATCGTCGACGTCGCGCATTGCTCGAAGGCCTGCGTCGCCGACATCCTCAAAATGGCGCGCCGCCCCGTCGTCTCGAGCCACGGCGGGGTGCAGGCAACGTGCCAGGTCAACCGCAACCTCGACGACGACCAGATTCGCGGCGTCGCCGCCACCGGCGGGCTCATCGGCATCGGCTATTGGGACGCCGCGGTGTGCGACACCTCGCCCGCGAGCATCGCCAAGGCGATGAAGCATGTCCGCGACCTCGTCGGCATCGACCATGTCGCGCTCGGCAGCGACTATGACGGCGCCACCACCGTGCGCTTCGACACGTCGAAGCTGGTGCAGGTGACGCAGGCGCTGATCGACGCGGGCTTCACCGACGACGAGATCCGCGCCGCAATGGGCGGCAACGCGATCCGCGTGCTCGGCGCAGGGCTCGTCCCGCTGACCCCGCCGCGATCGATTTCGGCGCCATGA
- a CDS encoding bifunctional riboflavin kinase/FAD synthetase, with product MIRLDGHRRIEGDLRGGVIALGNFDGFHAGHQAVVGRAVRHARDEGRPAIVATFDPHPVRFFKPDAAPFRLTTLDQRQELFAAAGADAMLVLPFDAALAGTTAEDFIAQLLLERYGAKGVVTGADFVFGKGRGGDVVTLADHARRLGFFTEMVAPVDDTNEVISSSRIREALQAGDCATAARLLTRPFTVRGIVQHGDKNGRLLGFPTANIDMGNYLRPAYGIYAVTGRLPDGRVLKGAANLGIRPSFDPPKELLEPHFFDFAEDIYGQEIDIAFHAFIRPEAKYDTMDALMAQIAADCDDARDLLAHL from the coding sequence ATGATCCGTCTCGACGGCCACCGGCGTATCGAGGGCGACCTGCGCGGCGGCGTCATCGCGCTCGGCAATTTCGACGGTTTCCACGCCGGGCACCAGGCGGTCGTCGGCCGCGCGGTGCGCCATGCGCGCGACGAGGGCCGCCCGGCGATCGTCGCGACGTTCGACCCGCATCCGGTGCGCTTCTTCAAGCCCGACGCCGCGCCCTTCCGCCTTACCACGCTCGACCAACGGCAGGAATTGTTCGCCGCCGCCGGCGCCGATGCGATGCTCGTCCTGCCCTTCGATGCCGCGCTCGCGGGCACGACCGCCGAGGATTTCATCGCGCAGCTGCTGCTCGAACGCTACGGCGCCAAGGGCGTGGTGACCGGCGCCGACTTCGTCTTCGGCAAGGGCCGCGGCGGCGACGTCGTGACGCTCGCCGACCACGCCCGCCGCCTCGGCTTCTTCACCGAGATGGTCGCCCCCGTCGACGATACCAACGAGGTCATCTCGTCGAGCCGCATCCGCGAGGCGCTGCAGGCGGGCGACTGCGCCACCGCCGCGCGGCTACTCACGCGGCCGTTCACCGTGCGCGGCATCGTCCAGCATGGCGACAAGAACGGCCGCCTGCTCGGCTTCCCGACCGCGAACATCGACATGGGCAATTACCTCCGCCCTGCCTACGGCATCTACGCCGTCACCGGGCGCCTGCCCGACGGGCGCGTGCTGAAGGGCGCCGCCAACCTCGGCATCCGCCCCAGCTTCGACCCGCCCAAGGAATTGCTCGAACCGCATTTCTTCGACTTCGCCGAAGATATCTACGGCCAGGAAATCGACATCGCCTTCCACGCCTTCATCCGGCCCGAGGCCAAATACGACACGATGGACGCCTTGATGGCGCAGATCGCGGCGGATTGCGATGACGCGCGCGATTTGCTCGCCCACCTTTAA